The Collimonas sp. PA-H2 genome contains a region encoding:
- a CDS encoding MobB mobilization protein, with the protein MPFEIKGSEPLAEKIAVRLTPDEKARLRDDAELAGLSVSELVRRRYFGRPIVANADMVMVRELRRIGGLLKHIHNGTDGVYSRETANALIEITAQIKKLSQP; encoded by the coding sequence ATGCCGTTCGAAATAAAAGGATCGGAACCGCTCGCTGAGAAGATTGCGGTGCGGCTGACCCCAGATGAAAAAGCGCGCTTACGTGATGATGCCGAATTGGCCGGCTTGAGCGTTTCTGAGTTGGTGCGCCGGCGTTATTTCGGCCGTCCTATCGTTGCCAATGCCGATATGGTGATGGTGCGGGAGTTGCGCCGTATCGGTGGCTTGCTTAAGCATATTCACAACGGCACCGATGGCGTGTATAGCCGCGAAACGGCGAATGCCTTGATAGAAATCACAGCGCAGATCAAAAAACTGAGTCAGCCATGA